In a single window of the Canis lupus familiaris isolate Mischka breed German Shepherd chromosome 2, alternate assembly UU_Cfam_GSD_1.0, whole genome shotgun sequence genome:
- the BMI1 gene encoding polycomb complex protein BMI-1, translated as MHRTTRIKITELNPHLMCVLCGGYFIDATTIIECLHSFCKTCIVRYLETSKYCPICDVQVHKTRPLLNIRSDKTLQDIVYKLVPGLFKNEMKRRRDFYAAHPSADAANGSNEDRGEVADEDKRIITDDEIISLSIEFFDQNRLDRKVNKDKEKPKEEVNDKRYLRCPAAMTVMHLRKFLRSKMDIPNTFQIDVMYEEEPLKDYYTLMDIAYIYTWRRNGPLPLKYRVRPTCKRMKMSHQRDGLTNAGELESDSGSDKANSPAGGAPSTSSCLPSPSTPVQSPHPQFPHISSTMNGTSSSPSGNHQSSFANRPRKSSVNGSSATSSG; from the exons ATGCATCGAACAACCAGAATCAAGATCACTGAGCTAAATCCCCACCTAATGTGTGTGCTTTGTGGAGGGTACTTCATTGATGCCACAACCATAATAGAATGTCTACATTCCT TCTGTAAAACATGTATTGTGCGTTACTTGGAGACCAGCAAGTATTGTCCTATCTGTGATGTCCAAGTTCACAAAACCAGACCACTTCTGAATATTAG GTCAGATAAAACTCTCCAAGATATTGTATACAAATTAGTTCCAGGGCTTTTCAAAA atgaaatgaagagaagaagggaTTTTTATGCAGCTCATCCTTCAGCTGATG CTGCCAATGGCTCTAATGAAGATAGAGGAGAAGTTGCAGATGAGGATAAAAGAATTATAACCGATGATGAGATAATAAGCTTATCCATTGAATTCTTTGACCAGAACAG ATTGGATCGGAAAGTAAACAAAGACAAGGAGAAACCTAAGGAGGAG gTGAATGATAAAAGGTATTTACGTTGCCCAGCAGCAATGACTGTGATGCACCTAAGAAAGTTTCTCAGAAGTAAAATGGACATACCTAATACTTTCCAG ATTGATGTCATGTACGAAGAGGAACCTTTAAAGGATTACTATACACTAATGGATATTGCCTACATTTATACTTGGAGAAGG AATGGTCCCCTTCCTTTGAAATACAGAGTTCGACCTACctgtaaaagaatgaagatgaGTCACCAGAGAGATGGACTGACAAATGCTGGAGAACTGGAAAGTGACTCTGGGAGTGACAAGGCCAACAGCCCCGCAGGAGGCGCTCCCTCAACCTCTTCCTGTCTGCCCAGCCCCAGCACTCCCGTTCAGTCTCCTCATCCTCAGTTCCCTCACATCTCCAGCACTATGAATGGaaccagcagcagccccagcggTAACCACCAATCTTCCTTTGCCAATAGACCTCGAAAATCGTCAGTAAATGGGTCGTCAGCAACTTCATCTGGTTGA
- the COMMD3 gene encoding COMM domain-containing protein 3, with protein MELSEYVQKGFQMLADPGSFDSNAFTLLLRAAFQSLLDAQADEAVLDHPDLKHIDPVVLKHCHTAAATYILEAGKQRADKSTLSTYLEDCKFDRERIELFCTEYQNNKNTLEILLGSIGRSLPHITDVSWRLEYQIKTNQLHKMYRPAYLVTLNVENTDSRSHPEISFSCNMEQLQDLVGKLKDASKSLERATQL; from the exons ATGGAGCTCTCGGAGTATGTGCAGAAAGGCTTCCAGATGCTGGCCGATCCTGGCTCCTTCGACTCCAACGCCTTCACGCTTCTCCTCCGGGCGGCTTTCCAGAGCCTGCTGGACGCCCAGGCGGACGAGGCCGTGTTAG atcaCCCAGACTTGAAACATATCGATCCTGTGGTTTTAAAACATTGTCACACAGCAGCTGCAACCTACATACTAGAGGCGGGAAAGCAAAGAGCTGACAAATCAACTCTAAG CACTTATCTAGAAGACTGTAAATTTGATAGAGAGCGAATAGAACTGTTTTGCACGGAATATCAG aaTAATAAGAATACCCTAGAAATCCTACTGGGAAG tATAGGCAGATCTCTTCCACATATAACTGATGTTTCTTGGCGTTTGGAATATCAGATAAAG ACCAATCAACTTCATAAGATGTACAGACCTGCATATTTGGTGACCTTAAATGTAGAG aACACTGATTCCCGATCCCACCCAGAGATTAGTTTTAGTTGCAACATGGAACAATTACAG GACTTAGTGGGGAAACTTAAAGATGCTTCGAAAAGTCTGGAAAGAGCAACTCAGTTGTAA